The proteins below are encoded in one region of Hypomesus transpacificus isolate Combined female unplaced genomic scaffold, fHypTra1 scaffold_149, whole genome shotgun sequence:
- the s100v2 gene encoding S100 calcium binding protein V2 — protein MAEKCSDLESALYNLVTKFHDASANKEPTLNMEEFQTLVSTQLPNLVKTGNEQGLSPILQQMGVENGQNISFENFWQLVQSTATSLFGERKPEKTVKCNCLLL, from the exons TGCTCAGATCTGGAGTCAGCACTATATAACCTGGTCACCAAGTTCCACGATGCTTCGGCTAACAAAGAGCCCACACTAAACATGGAGGAGTTTCAGACCCTGGTCTCCACACAACTGCCTAACTTAGTCAAG ACAGGCAATGAACAAGGTTTGAGTCCGATCCTACAGCAGATGGGGGTGGAGAACGGCCAGAACATCTCATTTGAGAACTTCTGGCAATTGGTCCAGTCGACGGCCACCTCCCTGTTTGGCGAAAGAAAACCGGAGAAGACTGTTAAATGCAACTGCCTGCTACTGTGA